A region from the Brassica napus cultivar Da-Ae chromosome C8, Da-Ae, whole genome shotgun sequence genome encodes:
- the BNACNNG49830D gene encoding transcription factor bHLH167 codes for MSPREQRNLREKERRTRMKHLFIILSSHVSPTHRLPVPQLIDQATSYMIQLKEKVNYLREKKMSLLGEMGNYSERSSSLLPKLSIYSRDSTIEMNLIMDLNMKRVMLHELVSVFEEEGAQVINANLQNLNDRMIIYTIVGQAIICRIGIDPSRIEERVRDLIF; via the exons ATGTCGCCGAGGGAACAACGAAACCTCAGAGAGAAAGAGCGACGAACGCGCATGAAACATCTCTTCATTATACTCTCTTCTCATGTTTCTCCCACTCATAGg TTGCCAGTGCCTCAACTTATAGATCAAGCGACATCATACATGATCCAGTTAAAAGAGAAGGTAAATTATCTGAGGGAGAAGAAAATGAGTTTGTTAGGAGAAATGGGGAATTACTCTGAACGGTCATCGTCTCTTCTACCGAAACTCAGTATCTATTCGAGGGACTCGACCATAGAAATGAATCTGATTATGGATCTGAACATGAAAAGAGTAATGCTACACGAACTTGTAAGTGTgtttgaagaagaaggagctcaAGTTATAAATGCTAATCTTCAGAACTTGAATGATAGGATGATCATTTATACAATCGTAGGCCAG GCTATCATATGTCGGATCGGAATTGATCCATCAAGGATAGAAGAGAGAGTAAGGGATCTCATCTTTTGA
- the LOC106373244 gene encoding 4-substituted benzoates-glutamate ligase GH3.12-like — MVGVSVLQTSKIANMSLGCDLSVLEELTSNAKKIQDDVLTKILKANANTEYLSLFLEGSSDKELFKKNVPVVSYEDVKPYIDRVANGEPSDIISGEPITTFNRSSGTSSGNQKIYPANNIYFENMRSGYALSSVVMSKHVDGYKQGKMMIFRFTHKISPTPCGLPIAPALTSFTKSKYYSSMAKNSTSPYEVALCPDPKQSMYCQLLCGLVQRDEVVSVGTTFPSVLVQIVHFLENYWKELSSNIRSGHVSDWITDLSCRDSVSIILGEPNAELADLIEKECGQESWQGIITRLWPKTKCIETIVTGTMSQHIPALDYYSNKLPLVSKVYASSEAFYGLNLNPLSKPQHVSYTFLPNMSYFEFIHVDADGEATCEIVDLVDVKLGDYYEPLVTNYSGLHRCKVGDILQVTGFYNNTPQFRFVRRKNTVLCVDVEPTTEEDISKALARATVVLESSDLILTGFTCYGDISTVPGHYVFYVELKAKVNNGTTVLQLDNKVLVEYCCVMEESLSGIYRRLRGDEGSIGALEIRVVQKGTFDSLMEFFVSRGSSISQYKTPICIKSTEALQVLEDKVLARFFSDRSPTL; from the exons ATGGTTGGTGTTAGTGTGTTACAGACATCTAAAATAGCAAATATGAGTCTAGGCTGTGATCTCTCTGTTCTGGAAGAGCTTACTTCAAATGCCAAGAAAATACAAGATGATGTATTGACCAAGATACTTAAAGCTAACGCAAACACAGAGTACCTCAGCCTTTTTCTCGAGGGAAGCTCTGACAAAGAGCTGTTCAAGAAGAACGTACCAGTGGTGAGCTATGAAGATGTTAAGCCTTATATCGATCGTGTGGCGAACGGAGAACCCTCGGACATCATTTCGGGAGAACCCATTACTACGTTTAACCGAAG CTCTGGAACTTCAAGTGGGAATCAAAAGATATATCCTGCGAACAACATCTACTTTGAGAATATGCGATCCGGCTATGCACTAAGCTCTGTCGTTATGTCCAA GCATGTAGATGGTTATAAGCAAGGAAAAATGATGATATTTAGGTTCACTCACAAGATATCCCCAACTCCTTGTGGTTTGCCTATTGCTCCCGCGCTAACGAGCTTCACAAAGAGCAAATATTATTCGAGCATGGCAAAAAATAGTACAAGCCCATATGAGGTCGCACTGTGTCCGGATCCCAAACAGAGTATGTACTGTCAACTTCTATGTGGTCTTGTCCAGAGAGACGAGGTTGTAAGTGTCGGTACTACGTTCCCCTCTGTCTTGGTTCAAATAgtccattttcttgaaaattacTGGAAAGAGTTGTCTAGTAATATCCGATCTGGTCATGTCAGCGACTGGATCACCGACCTTAGTTGTAGAGATTCTGTCTCTATCATCCTTGGAGAACCAAATGCTGAATTGGCAGATTTAATCGAAAAAGAATGCGGACAAGAATCTTGGCAAGGTATCATTACAAGACTTTGGCCCAAAACCAAATGCATTGAAACTATTGTTACAGGAACTATGTCTCAACACATCCCAGCACTGGATTACTACTCTAATAAACTGCCTCTAGTTTCCAAAGTTTATGCATCCTCTGAAGCATTTTACGGGTTAAATTTGAATCCTCTAAGCAAACCACAACATGTGTCCTACACATTCCTACCCAACATGTCATATTTCGAGTTCATACATGTTGATGCCGATGGAGAAGCCACATGCGAGATTGTTGATCTTGTGGATGTGAAGTTAGGTGACTACTATGAGCCCTTGGTCACAAACTATTCCG gTTTACACAGATGTAAAGTGGGAGATATTTTACAGGTCACTGGGTTTTACAATAACACACCACAATTCAGATTCGTACGTAGAAAAAATACGGTTTTATGCGTCGATGTAGAGCCAACAACTGAAGAAGATATTTCAAAGGCGTTGGCTCGTGCAACAGTCGTTCTTGAATCTTCGGATTTGATTTTGACAGGCTTCACATGCTATGGTGACATCTCCACTGTACCGGGTCACTACGTCTTTTACGTGGAACTCAAAGCCAAAGTCAACAATGGCACCACCGTTCTACAACTTGATAACAAGGTGTTGGTGGAGTATTGTTGTGTCATGGAGGAATCATTGAgtggtatttataggagacttAGGGGAGATGAGGGATCGATTGGAGCTCTAGAGATAAGGGTTGTGCAAAAAGGAACGTTTGATTCTCTCATGGAGTTCTTTGTCTCGCGAGGTTCTTCTATATCTCAATACAAGACACCTATATGCATAAAGTCTACTGAGGCTTTACAGGTTCTTGAAGACAAGGTTCTTGCTCGGTTCTTCAGCGACAGATCCCCTACTCTCTGA
- the LOC106383380 gene encoding 4-substituted benzoates-glutamate ligase GH3.12-like, whose protein sequence is MSQGCDLSVLEELTSNAKQIQDDVLNKILKANANTEYLSRFLEGSSDKELFKKNVPVVSYEDVKPYIDRVANGEPSDIISGEPITTFNRSSGTSSGNQKIYPANNIYFENQLFGYALSSAVMSKHVDGYKQGKAMVFSFTHRISTTLCGLPVAPALTSFIKSKQYSSMAKKCTSPYEIVLCPDPKQSKYCQLLCGLVQRNEVVRVGATFPSVLVRVINFLEKYWKELASNIRSGTVSDWITDLSCRDSVSTILGEPNAELADLIEHECGGQKSWQGIITRLWPKTKYIETIVTGTMSQHIPALDYYSNKLPLVSKVYASSEAFFGMNVNPLSKPQHVSYTFLPNMSYFEFVEVDDDGGTTGEIVDLVNVKLGSYYELLVTNFSGLHRCRVGDVLQVTGFYNNTPQFRFVRRKNTVLCVDVEPTTEEDISKALARATVVLESSDLILTGFTCFGDISTVPGHYVFYVELKATVNSGTTVLQLDNKVLVDYCCVVEESMSSLYRRLRVKDGPIGPLELRVVQQGTFDSLMEFFVARGSSISQYKTPMCINSAEALKVLEDKVLARFFSDKSPPI, encoded by the exons ATGAGTCAAGGCTGTGATCTCTCTGTTCTGGAAGAGTTAACTTCAAATGCAAAGCAAATACAAGATGATGTATTGAACAAGATACTCAAAGCTAACGCAAACACAGAGTATCTCAGCCGTTTTCTCGAGGGGAGCTCCGACAAAGAGCTGTTCAAGAAGAACGTACCAGTGGTGAGCTATGAAGATGTTAAGCCTTACATCGATCGTGTGGCAAACGGAGAACCCTCGGACATCATTTCTGGCGAACCCATTACTACGTTTAACCGAAG ctctggaacatcaagcggGAATCAAAAGATATATCCTGCGAACAACATTTACTTTGAAAATCAGCTATTCGGCTATGCACTAAGCTCTGCCGTTATGTCCAA GCATGTAGATGGTTATAAGCAAGGAAAGGCGATGGTATTTAGTTTCACTCACCGGATATCCACAACTCTTTGTGGTTTGCCTGTTGCTCCCGCGCTAACGAGCTTCATAAAGAGCAAACAGTATTCGAGCATGGCAAAAAAATGTACAAGCCCGTACGAGATCGTACTGTGTCCGGATCCCAAACAGAGTAAGTATTGTCAACTTCTATGTGGTCTTGTCCAGAGAAACGAGGTTGTACGTGTGGGTGCTACGTTCCCCTCTGTCTTGGTTCGAGTAatcaattttcttgaaaaatactGGAAAGAGTTGGCTAGTAATATCAGGTCTGGTACTGTCAGCGACTGGATCACCGACCTTAGTTGTAGAGACTCCGTCTCTACCATCCTTGGAGAACCAAATGCTGAATTGGCAGATCTAATTGAACACGAGTGCGGCGGACAAAAATCTTGGCAAGGTATAATTACAAGACTTTGGCCCAAAACCAAATATATTGAAACTATTGTTACAGGAACTATGTCTCAACACATCCCAGCATTGGATTACTACTCTAATAAACTACCTCTAGTTTCCAAAGtttatgcatcatctgaagcaTTTTTCGGGATGAATGTGAATCCTCTAAGCAAACCACAACATGTGTCCTACACATTCCTACCCAACATGTCATATTTTGAGTTCGTAGAAGTTGATGACGATGGAGGAACCACCGGTGAGATTGTTGATCTTGTGAATGTGAAGTTAGGTTCCTACTATGAGCTCTTGGTCACAAACTTTTCCG gtTTACACAGATGTAGAGTGGGAGATGTTTTACAGGTCACTGGGTTTTACAATAACACACCACAATTCAGATTCGTACGTAGGAAAAATACGGTTTTATGCGTCGATGTAGAGCCAACAACTGAAGAAGATATTTCAAAGGCGTTGGCTCGTGCAACAGTCGTTCTTGAATCTTCGGATTTGATTTTGACAGGCTTCACATGCTTTGGTGACATCTCCACTGTACCGGGTCACTACGTCTTTTACGTGGAACTCAAAGCCACAGTCAACAGTGGCACCACCGTTCTACAACTTGATAACAAGGTGTTGGTGGATTATTGTTGTGTCGTGGAGGAATCAATGAGTAGTCTTTATAGGAGACTTAGGGTAAAAGATGGACCGATCGGACCTCTAGAGCTAAGGGTTGTGCAACAAGGAACGTTTGATTCTCTCATGGAGTTTTTTGTCGCCCGAGGTTCTTCTATATCTCAATACAAGACACCTATGTGCATAAACTCTGCTGAGGCTTTAAAGGTTCTTGAAGACAAGGTTCTTGCTCGGTTCTTTAGCGACAAATCCCCTCCTATCTGA
- the LOC125591337 gene encoding 4-substituted benzoates-glutamate ligase GH3.12-like yields MRLGCDLSVLEELTSNAKQIQDDVLNKILKANANTEYLSRFLEGSSDKELFKKNVPVVSYEDVKPYIDRVANGEPSDIISGEPITTFNRSSGTSSGNQKIYPANNIFIENTLFGFGLSSIVMSN; encoded by the exons ATGCGTCTAGGCTGTGATCTCTCTGTTCTGGAAGAGCTAACTTCAAATGCAAAGCAAATACAAGATGATGTATTGAACAAGATACTCAAAGCTAACGCAAACACAGAGTATCTCAGCCGTTTTCTCGAGGGGAGCTCCGACAAAGAGCTGTTCAAGAAGAACGTACCAGTGGTGAGCTATGAAGATGTTAAGCCTTACATCGATCGTGTGGCAAACGGAGAACCCTCGGACATCATTTCTGGCGAACCCATTACTACGTTTAACCGAAG CTCTGGAACTTCAAGTGGGAATCAAAAGATATATCCTGCGAACAACATCTTCATTGAGAATACGCTATTCGGATTTGGACTGAGCTCTATCGTCATGTCCAACTAA
- the LOC125591336 gene encoding putative nuclease HARBI1: MFLSFKFTTALPILKTYFLFFKIFMASSSHYHYHNDDDDDEFETLFEEFFEIPDIIPEPKERKKRIFIERNREDGHMKLWNDYFSETPTYPPNIFRRRFRMNKPLFLRIVHRLSTHVDYFQPSEDAVGRASLSPLQKCTAAIRQLAYGGGADTVDEYVRLGETTARKCLYQFTAGIIHLFGDEYLRRPTPEDLQRLLHIGEQRGFPGMVGSIDCMHWEWKNCPTAWKGMYSRGTGKPTIVLEAVASSDLWIWHAFFGAPGTMNDLNILDRSPVFDEIINGNAPQVNFYVNGSEYHLGYYLADGIYPKWATFIQSIRLPQGPKNCLFAKKQEAVRKDVERAFGVLQARFAVVRNPSNLWDKNKIGNIIKTCIILHNMIVEDERDSYTQHASEFQQGEDVDHTFVVKRTKSLGTILGRRAEVRDRQGHQQLKEDLIENIWVKFGHLPNYNV, translated from the coding sequence atgtttctttctttcaaatTCACCACTGCTCTACCtattctcaaaacatattttctctttttcaaaatttttatggcTTCTTCATCCCATTATCATTACCacaacgatgatgatgatgatgaatttgaaaCCCTATTTGAAGAATTTTTTGAAATCCCTGATATTATTCCCGAACCAAAAGAGcgaaaaaaacgcatttttatCGAGAGAAACCGAGAAGATGGCCACATGAAGctttggaatgattatttttcTGAAACTCCTACATATCCACCCAATATATTCCGCCGACGGTTCCGAATGAACAAACCATTGTTCTTGCGTATTGTGCATCGTCTCTCTACACATGTAGACTATTTTCAGCCATCAGAAGATGCAGTCGGACGGGCTAGTCTATCTCCGCTCCAAAAATGTACCGCAGCAATTCGTCAATTAGCGTATGGTGGTGGGGCTGATACAGTTGACGAGTATGTGCGACTTGGTGAAACAACAGCTCGAAAATGTTTGTACcaatttaccgccggaataATCCACTTGTTTGGCGATGAATACCTAAGACGTCCCACCCCGGAGGATCTGCAAAGACTACTCCACATTGGAGAACAACGTGGATTTCCAGGGATggttggaagcatcgactgtatgcattgggagtggaagaattgccccaccgcttggaaaggaatgtattcacgaggaaCCGGAAAACCAACAATTGTGTTGGAGGCGGTAGCTTCATCGGACCTCTGGATCTGGCACGCGttttttggagctccaggtactatgaacgatcttaatattcttgatcgatcacctgtttttgatgaaattatTAACGGAAACGCTCCACAAGTCAATTTCTATGTCAACGGAAGTGAGTACCATTTGGGTTACTATCTCGCCGATGgcatttatccgaaatgggctacttttattcaatctatccgaCTACCACAAGGtccaaaaaattgtttatttgcTAAAAaacaagaagctgtccgaaaagatgttgaGCGCGCCTTCGGAGTCCTGCAAGCTAGATTCGCCGTTGTTAGAAATCCATCTAATTTATgggataaaaacaaaataggAAATATTATTAAGACATGtataatactccataatatgattgtcgaagatGAACGAGATTCATACACTCAACACGCTTCAGAAtttcaacaaggagaagatGTGGATCATACATTTGTAGTCAAGAGGACTAAAAGTCTTGGTACTATATTGGGTCGTCGAGCAGAAGTTCGGGATAGACAAGGCCATCAACAATTAAAAGaagatttgattgaaaatatatgggTTAAATTTGGACATCTCCCTAActacaatgtttag